In Scomber japonicus isolate fScoJap1 chromosome 7, fScoJap1.pri, whole genome shotgun sequence, one genomic interval encodes:
- the her6 gene encoding hairy-related 6: MPADMMEKTSSSPVAATPASMNTTPDKPKTASEHRKSSKPIMEKRRRARINESLGQLKTLILDALKKDSSRHSKLEKADILEMTVKHLRNLQRAQMTAALNTDPTVLGKYRAGFSECMNEVTRFLSTCEGVNTEVRTRLLGHLANCMTQINAMNYPSQHQHQHQLPSTAGPTHPSFGQSMVQIPSSPPQVLPMNAVPCKGGSSPTSLPSDATKVYGGFQIVPATDGQFAFLIPNAAFAPNGPVIPVYANSVSTPVPVPAAVSPGAPSGNSDSVWRPW, translated from the exons ATGCCTGCCGATATGATGGAAAAAACCTCATCCTCTCCGGTTGCTGCAACCCCGGCAAGCATGAACACGACTCCTGATAAACCCAAGACAGCTTCTGAGCACAGAAAG TCATCCAAGCCAATTatggaaaagaggagaagagccAGAATCAACGAAAGCTTGGGACAGCTGAAAACCCTCATCCTGGATGCGCTCAAAAAAGAT AGCTCCAGACACTCCAAACTGGAGAAGGCGGACATCCTGGAGATGACGGTGAAGCATCTGCGGAACCTCCAGAGGGCTCAGATGACCG CTGCGCTAAATACCGATCCCACAGTCTTGGGAAAATACCGTGCCGGTTTCAGCGAGTGCATGAATGAAGTCACCCGGTTCCTCTCCACCTGCGAAGGTGTCAATACCGAGGTCAGGACGCGGCTGCTCGGCCACCTTGCCAACTGCATGACCCAGATCAACGCCATGAACTACCCCAGCCAGCATCAGCACCAACACCAGCTCCCCTCCACCGCCGGGCCAACCCACCCCTCCTTCGGCCAGTCCATGGTGCAGATCCCCAGCTCACCTCCGCAGGTCCTGCCCATGAACGCGGTACCCTGTAAAGGGGGATCCTCGCCGACCAGTTTACCCTCAGACGCCACCAAAGTGTACGGCGGTTTCCAAATTGTGCCTGCCACAGACGGACAGTTTGCTTTCCTCATACCCAATGCAGCATTTGCGCCAAACGGCCCCGTTATTCCTGTGTACGCCAACAGCGTCAGCACGCCGGTCCCTGTGCCGGCTGCGGTTTCTCCCGGAGCCCCGTCAGGCAACTCGGATTCAGTGTGGCGACCCTGGTGA